A window of Aeromicrobium sp. Root236 contains these coding sequences:
- a CDS encoding NAD(P)/FAD-dependent oxidoreductase produces MTTAVVVGSGPNGLAAAVVLARAGIDVTVLEAEDEIGGGTRSAELNVPGVLHDICSATHPTGVASPFFRSLDLERHGLEWLWPEVDAVHPLDGGRAGVLFRDLDRTVEGLGVDGKAWRKLYAPLAASSDELIGELFRPIVHVPKHPVMMAKFGVRALQPASWIARRWQTDEARGLFAGLAAHAIHPLNKPTTGGLGLMFGLTSHAYGWPVAKGGSAAIARALAADVVEHGGRIETGHEVTELPQADIVIFDTSPAAALRIAGDALPGRVRRPLKRWRSGPGVFKVDFAVEGGVPWTNEWARKAGTLHLAGTFEELNAAEREVHAGRMPDRPFVLVCQQYLADPGRSAGDVHPVWSYAHVPNGYTGDATEAITDQIERFAPGFRDHVVAKTTTGPAQLEAHNANYAGGDIGGGANDAWQVVMRPRFSPNPYSLGAKGLYLCSASTPPGGGVHGMGGFHAATAAVRNL; encoded by the coding sequence AGATCGGTGGCGGCACCCGCTCGGCGGAGCTCAACGTGCCCGGAGTGCTGCACGACATCTGCAGCGCGACCCATCCGACGGGCGTCGCGTCCCCGTTCTTCCGGTCGCTCGACCTCGAGCGGCACGGCCTGGAGTGGCTCTGGCCCGAGGTCGACGCGGTGCACCCGCTCGACGGCGGCCGCGCGGGCGTCCTGTTCCGCGACCTCGACCGTACGGTCGAAGGGCTCGGCGTCGACGGCAAGGCCTGGCGCAAGCTGTACGCCCCCCTGGCCGCCTCGAGCGACGAGCTGATCGGCGAGCTGTTCCGCCCGATCGTGCACGTCCCCAAGCACCCCGTCATGATGGCGAAGTTCGGCGTGCGGGCCCTGCAGCCGGCGTCGTGGATCGCCCGTCGCTGGCAGACCGACGAGGCCCGGGGGCTGTTCGCGGGGCTGGCGGCGCACGCGATCCATCCCCTCAACAAGCCGACGACCGGCGGCCTCGGCCTGATGTTCGGACTGACCAGCCATGCGTACGGCTGGCCGGTCGCCAAGGGCGGGTCCGCCGCGATCGCCCGCGCCCTGGCGGCCGACGTCGTCGAGCACGGTGGCCGCATCGAGACCGGCCACGAGGTCACCGAGCTGCCGCAGGCCGACATCGTCATCTTCGACACCTCGCCGGCTGCCGCGCTGCGGATCGCCGGCGACGCGCTGCCCGGCCGCGTACGTCGACCGCTCAAGCGGTGGCGCTCGGGTCCCGGCGTCTTCAAGGTCGACTTCGCGGTCGAGGGCGGCGTCCCGTGGACCAACGAGTGGGCTCGCAAGGCCGGCACCCTGCACCTCGCCGGAACGTTCGAGGAGCTCAACGCCGCCGAGCGCGAGGTCCACGCCGGCCGGATGCCCGACCGCCCGTTCGTCCTGGTCTGCCAGCAGTACCTCGCCGACCCGGGGCGGTCGGCCGGCGACGTGCACCCGGTGTGGTCGTACGCGCACGTGCCCAACGGCTACACGGGCGATGCGACCGAGGCGATCACGGACCAGATCGAGCGGTTCGCGCCGGGGTTCCGCGACCATGTCGTCGCGAAGACCACGACGGGCCCGGCCCAGCTCGAGGCCCACAACGCCAACTACGCCGGGGGCGACATCGGTGGAGGTGCCAACGACGCCTGGCAGGTGGTCATGCGGCCCCGCTTCTCACCCAATCCCTACTCGCTCGGCGCCAAGGGGCTCTACCTGTGCTCCGCCTCCACACCACCCGGCGGCGGCGTCCACGGCATGGGCGGGTTCCACGCGGCCACCGCGGCTGTGCGCAACCTGTGA